The Oryzias latipes chromosome 16, ASM223467v1 genome includes a region encoding these proteins:
- the LOC101170298 gene encoding frizzled-1-like, whose product MGKHGVARASWTLRSVLLVLNAGLVAVNGQFGGGERGMSVPEHGFCQPISIPLCTDIAYNETIMPNLLGHTNQEDAGLEVHQFYPLVKVQCSPDLKFFLCSMYAPVCTVLEQALPPCRSLCERARQGCEALMNKFGFQWPDTLACETFPVHGAGELCVGQNMSDRAEPDGPGPYPTERVPPGPPSGHFRCPAALRMPPYLNYHFLGQENCGAPCEPKRAHGMMYFSQEELKFSRIWIGIWSVLCCASTLFTVLTYLVDMKRFSYPERPIVFLSGCYTMVSVAYIAGFLLEERVVCNDRFDNDMRTVVQGTKKEGCTILFMMLYFFSMASSIWWVILALTWFLAAGMKWGHEAIEANSQYFHLAAWAVPAIKTITILAVGQVDGDVLSGVCFVGINSVDALRGFVLAPLFVYLFIGTSFLLAGFVSLFRIRTIMKHDGTKTEKLEKLMVRIGIFSVLYTVPATIVIACYFYEQAFREQWERTWIGQTCKTYAVPCPIQNHPNMSPDFTVFMIKYLMTLIVGITSGFWIWSGKTLNSWRRFYTRLASSKQGETTV is encoded by the coding sequence ATGGGGAAGCACGGAGTGGCTCGCGCGTCCTGGACCCTCCGGTCGGTTCTGCTGGTTCTGAACGCTGGATTAGTGGCTGTAAACGGACAGTTCGGGGGAGGAGAGCGGGGCATGTCGGTGCCGGAGCACGGCTTCTGTCAGCCCATCTCCATCCCGCTCTGCACGGACATCGCCTACAACGAGACCATCATGCCGAACCTGCTGGGCCACACCAACCAGGAGGACGCGGGGCTGGAGGTCCACCAGTTCTACCCGCTGGTGAAGGTGCAGTGCTCCCCGGACCTGAAGTTTTTCCTGTGCTCCATGTACGCGCCCGTGTGCACGGTGCTGGAGCAGGCGCTGCCCCCGTGCCGCTCTCTGTGCGAGCGCGCGCGGCAGGGCTGCGAGGCGCTCATGAACAAGTTCGGCTTCCAGTGGCCCGACACCCTGGCGTGCGAGACCTTCCCCGTGCACGGCGCGGGGGAGCTGTGCGTGGGCCAGAACATGTCTGACCGAGCGGAGCCGGATGGCCCCGGGCCCTACCCCACGGAGCGCGTCCCGCCCGGGCCCCCCAGCGGCCACTTTCGCTGCCCGGCAGCGCTCAGGATGCCCCCCTATCTGAACTACCACTTCCTGGGGCAAGAGAACTGCGGCGCGCCCTGCGAGCCCAAGAGAGCGCACGGGATGATGTACTTCAGTCAGGAGGAGCTGAAGTTCTCCAGAATCTGGATCGGAATCTGGTCCGTGCTGTGCTGTGCTTCCACTCTATTCACCGTTCTCACCTACCTGGTGGACATGAAGCGCTTCAGCTACCCGGAGCGGCCCATCGTCTTCCTGTCTGGCTGCTACACCATGGTCTCCGTGGCCTACATCGCCGGCTTCCTGCTGGAGGAGCGGGTGGTGTGCAACGACAGGTTTGACAACGACATGAGAACGGTGGTGCAGGGAACCAAGAAGGAGGGCTGCACCATCCTCTTCATGATGCTGTACTTCTTCAGCATGGCCAGCTCCATCTGGTGGGTCATCCTGGCTCTCACCTGGTTCCTGGCGGCGGGGATGAAGTGGGGTCACGAGGCCATCGAGGCCAACTCTCAGTACTTCCACTTGGCCGCGTGGGCCGTCCCCGCCATCAAGACCATCACCATCCTGGCGGTGGGGCAGGTGGACGGAGACGTGCTGAGCGGCGTCTGCTTCGTGGGCATCAACAGCGTGGACGCCCTGCGCGGCTTCGTCTTAGCGCCGCTCTTTGTTTACCTCTTCATCGGCACTTCCTTCCTCTTGGCGGGATTCGTGTCCCTGTTCCGGATCCGAACCATCATGAAGCACGACGGCACCAAAACAGAGAAACTGGAGAAGCTGATGGTGCGCATCGGGATCTTCAGCGTGCTCTACACCGTGCCGGCCACCATCGTCATCGCCTGCTACTTTTACGAGCAGGCCTTCAGGGAGCAGTGGGAGAGGACGTGGATCGGCCAGACGTGCAAAACGTACGCTGTGCCATGTCCGATCCAAAACCATCCCAACATGAGCCCGGACTTCACCGTCTTCATGATCAAGTACCTGATGACGCTCATTGTGGGCATCACGTCCGGCTTCTGGATCTGGTCGGGGAAGACTCTGAACTCCTGGAGGAGGTTTTACACGCGACTGGCGAGCAGTAAACAGGGCGAGACCACGGTGTGA